A stretch of Campylobacter volucris DNA encodes these proteins:
- the queA gene encoding tRNA preQ1(34) S-adenosylmethionine ribosyltransferase-isomerase QueA yields MNEDFLLSNYDYSLPNELIANFPILPKENARLLVYERKKDQISHLYFKDLNSILPQCDIIFNDTKVIKARIYGHKDTGSKIELFINNPFANESFLVQIRGKVKKDQILYFEQNLQAKILQLNNDGTRIVEFFTHQKKLNHQEVFDILDHIGHIPLPPYIKRADENSDSINYQSIFADKKGAVAAPTASLHFSEDMIKQLKKNHNIHTITLHVGAGTFKSVECDNIKDHKMHSEFFQINDETCKIIDSNQALLGVGTTVTRCVEYYSRYKIKEGFCDLFLHPHNKPQRLNYLLTNFHLPKSTLIMLVSAFIGREKTLQIYTQAIKNKYRFYSYGDSMLII; encoded by the coding sequence ATGAATGAAGATTTTTTACTTTCAAATTATGATTATAGTTTGCCTAATGAATTAATAGCTAATTTTCCTATTTTACCCAAAGAAAATGCAAGACTTTTAGTGTATGAAAGAAAAAAAGATCAAATTTCACATCTATATTTTAAAGATTTAAATTCCATATTGCCCCAATGTGATATCATTTTTAATGACACTAAAGTAATCAAAGCAAGAATTTATGGCCATAAAGATACAGGTAGCAAAATAGAACTTTTTATAAATAATCCTTTTGCAAATGAAAGTTTTTTAGTACAAATTAGAGGCAAGGTTAAAAAAGATCAAATTCTATATTTTGAGCAAAATTTACAAGCTAAAATACTACAATTAAACAACGATGGCACAAGAATTGTAGAATTTTTTACCCATCAAAAAAAGCTCAACCATCAAGAGGTTTTTGACATATTAGATCACATAGGTCACATACCCTTGCCTCCTTATATAAAAAGAGCTGATGAAAATAGTGATAGTATTAATTATCAAAGTATTTTTGCAGATAAAAAAGGAGCAGTGGCTGCACCAACTGCGAGCTTACATTTTAGTGAAGATATGATCAAACAATTAAAAAAAAATCATAATATACATACTATCACACTGCATGTTGGAGCAGGAACTTTTAAAAGTGTAGAATGTGATAATATAAAAGATCATAAAATGCATTCAGAATTTTTTCAAATTAATGATGAAACTTGCAAAATAATTGATTCTAATCAAGCATTATTAGGTGTAGGTACAACAGTAACTAGATGTGTAGAGTATTATTCAAGATATAAAATCAAAGAAGGATTTTGTGATTTATTTTTACATCCGCATAATAAACCTCAAAGATTAAACTATCTTTTGACAAATTTTCACTTGCCAAAATCTACACTCATAATGCTTGTATCAGCCTTTATAGGTAGAGAAAAAACTTTGCAAATTTACACCCAAGCAATTAAAAATAAATATCGCTTTTACTCTTATGGTGATAGTATGCTTATAATTTAA
- the tatC gene encoding twin-arginine translocase subunit TatC — protein sequence MFEELKPHLVELRKRLFISVACVVVMFFACFAFNEYIIDILKAPVEAVLPEISKQMTFVELQEPLFTAMKVSFFTAFLISLPVIFWQFWKFVAPGLYDNEKKLVIPFVSFASIMFALGALFCYYIVIPLAFKFLVDFGVQTQDFKPLISIGLYVGFFTKLIIAFGLAFEMPVITFFFAKLGLVDDEFLKKHFRVSVLIIFVFAAMMTPPDVISQFLMALPLCGLYGLSIYIAKKVNPSKKDNNE from the coding sequence ATGTTTGAAGAATTAAAACCTCATTTAGTCGAACTTAGAAAAAGATTATTTATAAGCGTAGCATGTGTTGTGGTAATGTTTTTTGCTTGTTTTGCTTTTAATGAATACATTATTGATATATTAAAAGCTCCTGTTGAAGCAGTTTTGCCTGAAATTTCTAAGCAAATGACCTTTGTGGAATTACAAGAGCCCTTATTCACAGCTATGAAAGTTTCTTTTTTTACAGCATTTTTAATATCTTTACCAGTAATTTTTTGGCAATTTTGGAAATTTGTAGCACCAGGACTCTATGATAATGAAAAAAAACTCGTCATTCCTTTTGTGAGTTTTGCAAGTATTATGTTTGCACTTGGAGCTTTATTTTGTTACTATATAGTCATACCTTTAGCATTTAAATTTTTGGTTGATTTTGGTGTGCAAACTCAAGATTTTAAACCTTTAATTAGTATAGGACTTTATGTGGGATTTTTTACAAAATTAATCATAGCATTTGGTTTAGCTTTTGAAATGCCTGTGATTACTTTTTTCTTTGCAAAGCTTGGACTTGTAGATGATGAATTTTTAAAAAAGCATTTTAGAGTTTCAGTTTTAATTATATTTGTCTTTGCTGCTATGATGACTCCACCTGATGTTATCTCTCAATTTTTAATGGCACTTCCTTTATGTGGGCTTTATGGTTTATCCATCTATATAGCAAAAAAAGTAAATCCAAGCAAAAAAGACAACAATGAATGA
- the tatB gene encoding Sec-independent protein translocase protein TatB — protein sequence MSFGEIIVVLVIAILVLGPEKLPSTIVEIAKIIKALKSNIDEAKASINKELKIAELKDEAQKYKDEFSQTNENIRKKLSFEEFDQLKEDILNNTKEIKEQKENLEDNIQNLSQIQNNTKENTQKIES from the coding sequence ATGAGTTTTGGCGAAATTATAGTTGTTTTAGTTATAGCTATTTTAGTGCTTGGGCCAGAAAAATTACCTTCAACCATAGTAGAAATAGCAAAAATCATAAAAGCTCTAAAAAGTAACATTGACGAAGCAAAAGCAAGTATCAATAAAGAATTAAAAATAGCAGAATTAAAAGATGAAGCTCAAAAATACAAAGATGAATTTTCTCAAACCAATGAAAATATCCGTAAAAAATTAAGCTTTGAAGAATTTGATCAACTTAAAGAAGATATATTAAATAACACTAAAGAAATAAAAGAACAAAAAGAAAATTTAGAAGATAATATACAAAATTTATCTCAAATTCAAAATAACACAAAAGAAAATACTCAAAAAATAGAAAGCTAA
- a CDS encoding arsenic resistance permease, which translates to MIEEKIFIIFKDFLVLFIEISLLFILVNMLIGYLNERYSKFFNEHLKKDSFITYIKAIMLGALTPFCSCSSIPLLNAFLKAKIPLGVCIAYLITSPLINPIIIVVFIISFGLKISLLYLGFLFSIILLLSFCVSKINTRKFFNDDFLKNNLEEDTKSCCAMSNFSSKSHHKKASVIFEKNIKNNPKILNFKTKPKENKIKKLFSQSFAEYKKILPYIVIGMGIGAVIHGFFPQDFFQDYMKDYGILGVFIAAFIGVLLYMNCTAMIPVALALTTAGIPTGIMMSFLIAGAGCSLPELILLKRIFKFNFLLLFASMIVFIAISFGILMFFI; encoded by the coding sequence ATGATTGAAGAAAAAATTTTTATCATTTTTAAAGACTTTTTGGTTTTATTTATTGAAATTTCATTACTGTTTATATTAGTAAATATGCTCATTGGCTATTTAAATGAGCGTTATTCTAAATTTTTTAATGAGCATTTAAAAAAAGATTCTTTTATAACTTATATCAAAGCTATTATGTTAGGGGCTTTAACCCCATTTTGTTCGTGTTCGAGCATACCTCTTTTAAATGCATTTTTAAAAGCTAAAATTCCGCTTGGAGTATGTATAGCTTATCTTATCACTTCACCTTTGATAAATCCTATTATAATTGTGGTTTTTATAATTAGTTTTGGTTTGAAAATTTCTTTATTATATTTGGGATTTTTATTTAGCATTATTTTATTGCTTTCATTTTGTGTTTCTAAAATAAATACTCGTAAATTTTTTAATGATGATTTTTTAAAAAATAATTTAGAAGAAGATACTAAAAGTTGTTGTGCTATGAGTAATTTTTCTTCAAAATCACATCATAAAAAAGCTAGTGTGATTTTTGAAAAAAATATTAAAAATAATCCAAAAATATTAAATTTTAAAACTAAACCTAAAGAAAATAAAATCAAAAAATTATTTTCACAAAGTTTTGCAGAATATAAAAAAATTTTACCTTATATTGTTATAGGTATGGGTATTGGTGCTGTGATTCATGGATTTTTTCCTCAAGATTTTTTTCAAGATTATATGAAAGATTATGGAATTTTAGGAGTTTTTATAGCTGCTTTTATAGGAGTTTTGCTTTATATGAATTGCACAGCTATGATACCTGTTGCCTTAGCTTTAACTACAGCTGGCATTCCAACAGGTATAATGATGAGTTTTTTGATAGCTGGAGCAGGGTGTTCTTTACCTGAGCTTATTTTGTTAAAAAGGATATTTAAATTTAACTTTTTATTATTGTTTGCTAGCATGATAGTGTTTATAGCGATAAGTTTTGGAATTTTAATGTTTTTTATATAA
- a CDS encoding ArsR/SmtB family transcription factor gives MQEFLKITGAINDESRILILAFLQKYGKLCVCDLQNSLNMSQSRLSRHLKILKDAGFLEVDRQGVWAYYGIRKDLNDFCKDILKNLDTLVLFLPDFKRISCECKH, from the coding sequence ATGCAAGAATTTTTAAAAATAACTGGTGCTATCAATGATGAAAGTAGAATTTTGATTTTGGCTTTTTTGCAAAAGTATGGAAAGCTTTGTGTGTGTGATTTGCAAAATTCTTTAAATATGAGCCAATCAAGATTATCAAGACATTTAAAAATTTTAAAAGATGCTGGATTTTTAGAGGTTGATAGGCAAGGCGTTTGGGCATATTATGGTATAAGAAAAGATTTAAATGATTTTTGCAAAGATATACTTAAAAATTTAGATACACTTGTTTTATTTTTACCTGATTTTAAAAGAATTTCATGCGAATGTAAACACTAA
- the hemW gene encoding radical SAM family heme chaperone HemW, producing MHLYIHIPFCQSKCFYCSFTSLKKQDFEMAYLKALIEDIKDKIIFFKINKKSIKTIFIGGGTPSLMDAKFYEKIFILLNDFLEENAEITIEANPSSSNFTWLKEMRNLNINRISFGVQSFNENKLQFLGRNHDKKSIFTSIENAKKAGFININIDLIYDTKLDNTKMLDYEIANLSLLNITHVSAYNLTIEEKTKFAKKFHYKKNAPKLAKYFIQNIKNLGFDQYEISNFGQICKHNLAYWQGKDYIGCGLSAVGFLKNQRFYTKKNLKEYIVNPTFREIENLNQNDLNLEHLFLGLRSIIGVDEKRLKTSEKEKALFLSKKGKLIYKNGFFYNTNFLLSDELALYIST from the coding sequence ATGCATTTATATATACATATACCATTTTGTCAAAGTAAGTGTTTTTATTGTTCTTTTACATCTTTAAAAAAACAAGATTTTGAAATGGCATATCTTAAAGCCCTTATTGAAGATATTAAAGATAAAATTATTTTTTTTAAAATTAATAAAAAAAGCATAAAAACCATTTTTATAGGCGGTGGCACACCAAGTCTTATGGATGCTAAATTTTATGAAAAAATTTTTATTTTATTAAATGATTTTTTAGAAGAAAATGCAGAAATTACTATAGAAGCTAATCCAAGCTCAAGCAATTTTACATGGCTTAAAGAAATGAGAAATTTAAACATAAATCGCATTTCTTTTGGAGTTCAAAGTTTTAATGAAAACAAATTACAATTTTTAGGAAGAAATCACGATAAAAAAAGCATTTTTACTAGCATAGAAAATGCTAAAAAAGCTGGATTTATAAATATAAATATAGATTTAATTTATGATACAAAATTAGATAATACTAAAATGTTAGATTATGAAATTGCCAATTTATCGTTATTAAATATCACCCATGTAAGCGCTTATAATCTTACAATAGAAGAAAAAACTAAATTTGCTAAAAAATTTCATTATAAAAAAAATGCACCAAAACTTGCAAAATATTTTATACAAAATATAAAAAACTTAGGGTTTGATCAATACGAAATTAGTAATTTTGGACAAATTTGCAAGCACAATCTTGCTTATTGGCAAGGAAAAGACTATATAGGATGTGGTTTAAGTGCAGTGGGTTTTTTAAAAAACCAAAGATTTTACACTAAAAAAAATTTAAAAGAATATATAGTAAATCCTACTTTTAGAGAAATAGAAAATTTAAACCAAAATGATTTAAATTTAGAACATTTATTTTTAGGACTTAGGAGTATTATAGGGGTAGATGAAAAAAGATTAAAAACATCAGAAAAAGAAAAGGCCTTATTTCTTAGTAAAAAAGGCAAATTAATATATAAAAATGGATTTTTTTATAATACTAATTTCCTTTTAAGCGATGAACTTGCATTGTATATTAGTACTTAG
- a CDS encoding RNA pyrophosphohydrolase has protein sequence MEKEKKYRPNVAAVVLSSAYPFECKILLAKRNDMEDVWQFPQGGIDEGESAKFALMRELKEEIGTDEIEILAEFPEWINYDFPAKVAQKMYPYDGQSQKYFLVRLKANAKVNLNTKEPEFDAYKFVSLDDVFNITNHFKKPIYLKVLKYFKEGGYL, from the coding sequence ATGGAAAAAGAAAAAAAATACAGACCTAATGTCGCTGCTGTGGTGCTGTCATCAGCTTATCCTTTTGAATGCAAAATTTTGCTTGCAAAACGCAATGATATGGAAGATGTTTGGCAATTTCCCCAAGGTGGAATTGATGAGGGAGAAAGTGCCAAATTTGCCTTAATGAGAGAGCTAAAAGAAGAGATAGGCACAGATGAGATTGAAATCTTGGCTGAATTTCCTGAATGGATAAATTATGATTTTCCTGCTAAAGTTGCACAAAAAATGTATCCTTATGATGGGCAAAGTCAAAAATATTTTCTAGTGAGATTAAAGGCAAATGCAAAAGTAAATTTAAACACCAAAGAACCTGAATTTGATGCATATAAATTTGTTTCTTTAGATGATGTGTTTAATATCACCAATCATTTTAAAAAACCTATTTATCTTAAGGTTTTAAAATACTTTAAAGAAGGAGGATATCTTTAA
- a CDS encoding aspartate kinase produces MLIVQKYGGTSVGTLERIDEVAKRVAKSKKTCDKLVVVVSAMSGVTNELIEFAHHFSKNPSGREMDMLLSSGERVTSSLLAIALNEMGLKAVAFSGRNAGIITDDVYTKARIEHIDTTNINKALEEDYIVVIAGFQGIDKMGNVTTLGRGGSDLSAVALAGALDADLCEIYTDVDGVYTTDPRIEPKAKKLDKISYEEMLELASLGAKVLQNRSVELAKKLNVKLVTRSSFNENEGTIITKEDSMEKALVSGIALDKNQARITLRNIDDKPGIAAEIFETLANENINVDMIIQNAGVDGSTNLSFTVPENELDLATSAVKKVLGQNAFIETDSAVVKVSVVGVGMKSHSGVASAAFKALASENINIQMISTSEIKISVIVHEKYGELAVRVLHEVYKLDV; encoded by the coding sequence ATGTTGATTGTTCAAAAATACGGAGGCACGAGTGTTGGAACTCTTGAGCGCATTGATGAGGTTGCTAAAAGAGTTGCAAAAAGTAAAAAAACTTGTGATAAATTAGTAGTAGTAGTTTCTGCTATGAGTGGTGTTACAAATGAATTGATTGAATTTGCTCATCATTTTAGTAAAAATCCTTCAGGTCGTGAGATGGATATGCTTTTAAGTAGTGGTGAGCGTGTGACTTCATCATTACTAGCAATAGCACTAAATGAAATGGGTTTAAAAGCTGTAGCTTTTTCAGGGCGTAACGCTGGGATTATTACAGATGATGTTTATACTAAAGCAAGAATTGAGCATATTGATACGACAAATATAAACAAAGCATTGGAAGAAGATTATATAGTTGTAATAGCTGGTTTTCAAGGTATTGATAAAATGGGTAATGTTACTACTTTAGGTCGTGGTGGAAGTGATTTGAGTGCTGTTGCATTAGCAGGAGCTTTGGATGCAGATTTGTGCGAAATTTATACAGATGTTGATGGAGTATATACTACCGATCCTAGAATAGAGCCAAAGGCTAAAAAACTAGATAAAATTTCCTATGAAGAAATGCTAGAACTTGCAAGTTTAGGTGCTAAAGTTTTACAAAATCGTTCGGTTGAACTTGCGAAAAAATTAAATGTAAAATTAGTCACACGAAGCAGTTTTAATGAAAATGAAGGAACTATTATTACTAAGGAGGATAGTATGGAAAAAGCTTTGGTAAGCGGGATTGCATTAGATAAAAATCAAGCAAGAATTACTTTAAGAAATATTGATGATAAGCCAGGTATTGCTGCTGAAATTTTTGAAACTTTAGCAAATGAGAATATAAATGTTGATATGATTATACAAAATGCAGGAGTTGATGGATCTACGAATTTAAGCTTTACTGTGCCAGAAAATGAGCTTGATCTTGCAACTAGTGCAGTTAAAAAAGTTCTTGGACAAAATGCTTTTATAGAAACAGATAGTGCTGTGGTGAAAGTTTCAGTTGTTGGAGTTGGTATGAAATCTCACTCAGGAGTAGCTTCAGCGGCATTTAAAGCTTTAGCAAGTGAAAATATTAATATACAAATGATTTCTACTAGTGAAATTAAAATTTCAGTGATCGTGCATGAAAAATACGGCGAATTAGCTGTAAGGGTATTGCATGAAGTTTATAAATTAGATGTGTAA
- a CDS encoding HobA family DNA replication regulator, producing MSNSFLKFTLEQIRQSGAYMSWLEERRLEWSPLIASKLSLLLQGYTFVMITDEQRTWFEEYFLSQINANNVRPYVPFVSLKGIYHKTCKNQEDIALLNDLLSISFPNGYVYFYIGKNSDFKSQIARSKEDSLLWLFDEQLQNSFFLSSNDKELDFKLISLYKIFDKSLDAAIFSKVEI from the coding sequence ATGAGCAATAGTTTTTTAAAATTTACCCTAGAGCAAATTAGACAAAGTGGTGCCTATATGAGTTGGCTAGAAGAAAGGCGTTTGGAGTGGTCGCCTTTGATCGCTTCAAAACTTTCTTTATTGTTGCAAGGTTATACTTTTGTGATGATTACGGATGAGCAAAGAACTTGGTTTGAAGAATATTTTTTAAGTCAAATCAATGCTAACAATGTTAGACCTTATGTGCCTTTTGTATCTTTAAAAGGAATTTATCACAAAACATGCAAAAACCAAGAAGATATAGCCTTACTTAATGATCTTTTAAGTATATCCTTTCCTAATGGCTATGTATATTTTTATATAGGTAAAAATTCAGACTTTAAATCTCAAATTGCAAGATCTAAAGAAGATAGTTTGTTGTGGTTGTTTGATGAGCAATTGCAAAATAGTTTTTTTCTCTCATCAAATGATAAAGAGCTTGATTTTAAGCTCATATCTTTATATAAGATTTTTGATAAAAGTTTAGATGCTGCGATTTTTTCTAAGGTAGAAATTTGA
- a CDS encoding DNA polymerase III subunit delta', protein MNLRNKIIIHNDFDFIQEKLTSEFGIKNLKFFIPKNPDVELRLNDLTYDKNSQATAKAIMKESYIAEANAKIIVIMAKSFRDEAQNFLLKLFEEPPKNVYFIIVAPSKNVFLPTVLSRFIIEKYKIQKERMILNLNLQKMDLASILNFLKKYENIDKNECLDLLDALSYECFKQDIKLKDDEIEFFYKAYELVKLNAKPSILLSTIALMLYERKNENL, encoded by the coding sequence TTGAATCTTAGAAATAAAATCATAATACATAATGATTTTGATTTTATACAAGAAAAACTTACTAGTGAATTTGGTATTAAAAATTTAAAATTTTTTATACCTAAAAACCCTGATGTAGAATTAAGATTAAATGATTTAACCTATGATAAAAATTCCCAAGCAACCGCAAAAGCTATCATGAAAGAAAGCTATATTGCTGAAGCAAATGCAAAAATTATAGTTATAATGGCAAAATCTTTTCGTGATGAAGCGCAAAATTTTTTACTAAAACTTTTTGAAGAGCCTCCAAAAAATGTTTATTTTATCATAGTAGCTCCTTCTAAAAATGTATTTTTACCAACGGTTTTATCAAGATTTATCATAGAAAAATATAAAATTCAAAAAGAAAGAATGATTTTAAATTTAAATTTGCAAAAAATGGATCTAGCTAGTATTTTAAATTTTTTAAAAAAATACGAAAATATAGATAAAAACGAATGTTTAGATTTGCTCGATGCTTTAAGTTATGAATGCTTTAAACAAGATATTAAATTAAAAGATGATGAGATTGAATTTTTTTATAAAGCTTATGAGCTTGTTAAGTTAAACGCTAAACCATCTATTTTACTAAGCACGATTGCATTAATGTTATATGAGAGAAAAAATGAAAATCTTTAA
- the folP gene encoding dihydropteroate synthase yields the protein MKIFKINPNTDFNEICNIIKPHKMGQKIMSQKSKIHFFLIKDIKAPAANILKQDALRVGAELITHKEVILAKEYSNALLMATQEQIVKLIEKEKMQDFKLKELANFLKFNFSKPKKAKLMGVININEDSFNPQSRAKESEVLQKITQFIEQGADYIDIGAVSSRPKSVYCGKEEEFKRLKNTLDMIYQENLYNQCIFSLDSFDEYCLEYALDRGFKLINDISGLKNENLAKLALKYKATYMLMHMQNTPQNMQDDPHYEDVLAELDEFFAQKLAILERFGVKDVILDVGIGFGKSPWHNMMLIKHLEHFLHFEKELLIGASRKSVINAYFPSDVENRLAGSLYLHLEAFKNGASILRVHDIYDHKQMFELVKAMDELSLE from the coding sequence ATGAAAATCTTTAAAATTAATCCAAATACAGATTTTAATGAAATTTGCAATATAATAAAGCCTCATAAAATGGGTCAAAAAATAATGAGTCAAAAAAGCAAAATTCATTTTTTTTTGATTAAAGATATTAAAGCTCCTGCGGCAAATATATTAAAACAAGATGCATTAAGAGTAGGTGCTGAGCTCATTACTCATAAAGAAGTAATACTTGCAAAAGAGTATTCTAATGCACTTTTAATGGCTACTCAAGAACAAATTGTAAAATTAATAGAAAAAGAAAAAATGCAAGATTTCAAGCTCAAAGAATTAGCAAATTTTTTAAAATTTAATTTTTCAAAACCTAAAAAAGCTAAGCTTATGGGGGTTATTAATATCAATGAAGATAGTTTTAATCCACAAAGTAGAGCAAAAGAAAGTGAAGTTTTACAAAAAATCACGCAATTTATCGAGCAAGGTGCTGATTATATCGATATAGGTGCGGTTTCTTCAAGGCCTAAAAGTGTCTATTGTGGAAAAGAAGAAGAATTTAAGCGTTTGAAAAATACTCTTGATATGATTTATCAAGAAAATCTTTACAATCAATGTATTTTTAGTTTAGATAGCTTTGATGAGTATTGTTTAGAATATGCTTTAGATAGAGGTTTTAAACTGATTAATGATATAAGTGGTTTAAAAAATGAAAATTTAGCTAAACTCGCGCTAAAATACAAAGCTACTTATATGCTAATGCATATGCAAAATACTCCGCAAAATATGCAAGATGACCCACACTATGAAGATGTATTAGCTGAACTTGATGAATTTTTTGCTCAAAAACTAGCTATTTTAGAACGATTTGGCGTTAAAGATGTGATTTTAGATGTCGGTATAGGTTTTGGTAAAAGTCCTTGGCATAATATGATGTTAATTAAGCATTTAGAGCATTTTTTGCATTTTGAAAAAGAACTTTTAATCGGTGCTAGTAGAAAAAGTGTGATTAATGCTTATTTTCCTAGTGATGTAGAAAATAGACTTGCTGGGAGTTTGTATTTGCATTTAGAAGCTTTTAAAAATGGAGCAAGTATTTTAAGAGTGCATGATATATACGACCACAAACAAATGTTTGAACTTGTAAAAGCTATGGATGAACTTTCTTTGGAGTGA
- the ligA gene encoding NAD-dependent DNA ligase LigA, with translation MTYDEYLKKVDLAKEWMRAYYEDDEPLASDEEYDKLIKELKEFEANHQEKISPNSPTQKVAPIIQSEFRKITHESRMWSMEDVFDETELRAWAKRAKCEFDFFIEPKFDGASLNLTYENGRLISGATRGDGLVGEDITLNVKEISNIPQTIPYKDKIEIRGEVVILKEDFEKINQKRASENLSLFANPRNAASGSLRQLDTSITKERNLKFYPWGVGFNTLNFSKHSQIMQFIRSLGFLKDDFVFCCKNLDEVIDKYKQLLNLRDQKPMMMDGMVVRVDDLNHCNMLGYTVKFPKFMAAFKFPALEKTTTLLGVNLQVGRSGVITPVAVLEPVNLDGVIVKSATLHNFDEIARLDLKIGDSVNIIRSGDVIPKITKVFTQRRDGLESDIAKPTLCPQCSSELLDEGAFLKCQNLDCKARLVNSIIYFVSKKCLNIDGLGENIVELLFKEGKITNIESIFFLKYSDFENLEGFKDKKITNLLNAIENAKNCPLSSFITALGIEHIGEVAAKKLAQSFGFKWYEQNYETYENLEGFGEQMAKSLQEFTKVNHKRIEHFYEILNLSDEKIDLLHNESISSKTFVITGTLSKPREDFKQLLEKFGAKVSSSVSKKTDFVLYGEEAGSKLQKAQSLGVKCINEDELNALLKGFDEV, from the coding sequence ATGACTTATGATGAGTATTTAAAAAAAGTAGATTTAGCAAAAGAGTGGATGAGGGCATATTATGAAGATGATGAACCATTAGCTAGCGATGAAGAATACGATAAGCTTATTAAAGAACTAAAAGAATTTGAAGCAAATCATCAAGAAAAAATCAGTCCAAACTCACCTACTCAAAAAGTAGCCCCCATTATACAAAGTGAATTTCGTAAAATCACTCATGAGAGTAGAATGTGGTCTATGGAAGATGTTTTTGATGAGACTGAACTTAGAGCTTGGGCAAAAAGAGCTAAATGTGAGTTTGATTTTTTTATAGAACCTAAATTTGATGGAGCTAGTTTAAATCTTACTTATGAAAATGGTAGATTAATTAGCGGTGCTACCAGAGGAGATGGCTTAGTGGGAGAAGACATTACTTTAAATGTAAAAGAAATTTCTAATATCCCACAAACTATACCCTATAAAGATAAAATAGAAATTCGCGGTGAAGTGGTGATTTTAAAAGAAGATTTTGAAAAGATTAATCAAAAAAGAGCTAGTGAAAATTTAAGTTTATTTGCTAATCCGCGTAACGCAGCAAGTGGTTCTTTAAGACAACTTGATACTAGCATTACCAAAGAAAGAAATTTGAAATTTTATCCCTGGGGTGTAGGTTTTAATACTCTTAATTTTTCAAAGCATTCTCAAATAATGCAATTTATAAGAAGCCTTGGTTTTTTAAAAGATGATTTTGTATTTTGCTGTAAAAATTTAGACGAAGTAATAGACAAATACAAACAATTACTAAATTTAAGAGATCAAAAACCTATGATGATGGATGGTATGGTTGTAAGAGTGGATGATTTAAATCATTGCAATATGCTTGGCTATACGGTTAAATTTCCAAAATTTATGGCTGCTTTTAAATTTCCTGCTTTGGAAAAAACCACTACCTTATTAGGAGTAAATTTACAAGTTGGAAGAAGTGGAGTGATTACTCCAGTGGCGGTTCTTGAGCCTGTAAATTTAGATGGGGTTATAGTTAAATCAGCCACTTTGCATAATTTTGATGAGATAGCAAGACTTGATTTAAAAATTGGAGATAGTGTTAATATTATAAGAAGTGGTGATGTGATACCAAAAATCACAAAAGTATTTACTCAAAGAAGGGATGGCTTAGAAAGTGATATTGCCAAACCAACTCTTTGCCCACAATGTTCAAGTGAGCTTTTAGATGAGGGTGCTTTTTTAAAATGTCAAAATTTAGACTGCAAGGCAAGGTTGGTAAATTCTATCATTTATTTTGTTTCTAAAAAATGTTTAAATATCGATGGCCTTGGGGAAAATATCGTAGAATTACTATTTAAAGAAGGAAAAATCACAAATATAGAAAGTATATTTTTCTTAAAATATAGTGATTTTGAAAATTTAGAAGGCTTTAAAGATAAAAAAATCACTAATCTTTTAAATGCCATAGAAAATGCTAAAAATTGTCCCCTATCAAGCTTTATTACTGCCTTAGGTATAGAGCATATTGGTGAAGTAGCGGCTAAAAAATTAGCACAATCTTTTGGATTTAAATGGTATGAGCAAAATTATGAAACTTATGAAAATTTAGAAGGTTTTGGCGAACAAATGGCTAAAAGTTTGCAAGAATTTACAAAAGTGAATCACAAACGCATCGAGCATTTTTATGAAATTTTAAATTTAAGTGATGAAAAAATCGATCTTTTACATAATGAAAGTATTTCAAGCAAAACCTTTGTTATCACAGGAACTTTAAGCAAGCCAAGGGAAGATTTTAAGCAATTATTAGAAAAATTTGGAGCTAAAGTAAGTTCGAGTGTGTCTAAAAAAACTGATTTTGTATTATATGGAGAAGAAGCTGGATCAAAGCTTCAAAAAGCTCAAAGTTTAGGTGTTAAATGTATTAATGAAGATGAGTTGAATGCTCTTTTGAAAGGCTTTGATGAGGTTTGA